One Ureaplasma urealyticum serovar 8 str. ATCC 27618 genomic window carries:
- a CDS encoding FtsK/SpoIIIE domain-containing protein, which produces MANDNKNSTPNKETISFYSYDDQLDESKKESNDLTSENKTQDKSSKPKPKKTKFSKLDFNNKKKIIGICVFALSFLILLFAIFKVPYTGAILDNVLEFFFGWVKYYIYAILLLFLIVFYIKKARKRLFSKWMIVFYVVTIILFTLIIGAVGYGVITHSLIYKFIVNTNQQTIDQKVLDSYKNNYEYIALVNLHAKKLHLSEWWAANWSQDFLKAIDKNHYYYTSIFAYGGIVGYANLDIYRANAWIFTIVIMSIILGIICFILITFGTRSRLGLKFKKWFINKIIANINTYHKKDYQLNERNYFEEKLGTDHHGTNQQFSAKQIVEQQNIQTKITNSEPPINSPTSKNKKIEEIVSNPIVDNTNQVVDNTPITKNSKYEFYPRISIIDGKSQDYLHELKSIGENLKLVIDQFLESNQLECQFNTINTYFSNVEIIYQFSRLSLSNFIKNYLNLMKQTICDTNEYEISIYNDNELLVVQAKAKNLNAQINIKDILNDLEYNDKLCLGIGKLKERSVVWLEDNQVGSILVHGSQQASGRSMLISNIIISALYTKSPNELELFIVNNGSKPLKEFAKLKHTINCVDHDDFENVINLLKTIVNNINNENTLFTNNGVDNLDDYNAKNQNQKLAKKLIIISEYAEIINSEFKTRFDTLIRNIASVAKKHGIILILSSSITNENTVSFKNVFDYTIALKLNNPYESILLTDRNWCNNLSGFGDMLLIRNFDNLPLRVQTAKVSNDQFANIINEINSADYDINEYRHETKLTSKTQNFFNKQS; this is translated from the coding sequence ATGGCTAATGACAACAAAAACAGTACACCAAATAAAGAGACGATTAGTTTTTATAGTTATGATGATCAACTAGATGAATCAAAAAAAGAATCTAATGATTTAACAAGCGAAAATAAAACACAAGATAAAAGTTCAAAACCAAAACCAAAGAAAACTAAATTTTCAAAGCTTGATTTTAATAATAAAAAAAAGATTATAGGGATTTGTGTTTTTGCTTTAAGTTTTTTGATTTTATTATTTGCGATTTTTAAAGTTCCATACACTGGAGCAATTTTAGATAATGTTTTAGAATTCTTTTTCGGATGAGTTAAATACTATATTTATGCAATTTTATTATTATTTTTAATTGTTTTTTACATTAAAAAAGCAAGAAAACGCTTATTTAGTAAATGGATGATTGTTTTTTATGTTGTTACAATAATCTTATTTACTTTAATTATTGGCGCAGTTGGTTATGGTGTTATTACTCATTCATTAATTTATAAATTTATTGTTAATACAAATCAACAAACAATTGATCAAAAAGTCCTTGATTCATACAAGAATAATTATGAATATATTGCATTAGTTAATTTACATGCAAAAAAATTACATTTAAGTGAATGATGAGCAGCTAATTGATCACAAGATTTTTTAAAAGCAATTGATAAAAACCATTATTACTACACTAGCATTTTTGCTTATGGCGGGATTGTAGGATATGCTAATTTAGATATTTATCGTGCTAATGCTTGAATCTTTACAATCGTGATTATGTCAATAATATTAGGAATTATTTGTTTTATTTTAATCACATTTGGCACAAGAAGTCGTTTAGGATTAAAGTTTAAAAAATGGTTTATTAATAAAATAATTGCAAATATTAATACTTATCATAAAAAAGATTATCAATTAAATGAACGTAATTATTTTGAAGAAAAACTTGGTACAGATCACCATGGAACTAATCAACAATTTAGCGCAAAACAAATTGTTGAGCAACAAAATATTCAAACAAAAATTACTAATAGCGAACCACCTATTAATTCACCAACATCAAAAAATAAAAAGATTGAAGAAATAGTTTCAAACCCAATAGTTGATAATACTAATCAAGTTGTAGATAATACACCTATAACTAAAAATAGTAAATATGAGTTTTATCCTCGAATTAGTATTATTGATGGAAAAAGCCAAGATTATTTACATGAACTTAAATCAATTGGTGAAAATTTAAAATTAGTTATTGATCAATTTTTAGAAAGTAATCAATTAGAATGTCAATTTAATACAATCAATACTTATTTTTCAAATGTAGAAATCATTTATCAATTTAGTCGTTTATCATTAAGCAACTTCATTAAAAATTATTTAAATTTAATGAAACAAACAATTTGTGACACTAATGAGTATGAAATTAGTATTTATAATGATAATGAGCTTTTAGTTGTCCAAGCTAAAGCTAAGAATTTAAACGCTCAAATTAATATTAAAGATATTTTAAATGATCTTGAATACAATGATAAATTATGTTTAGGAATTGGTAAGCTAAAAGAACGAAGTGTTGTATGATTAGAAGATAATCAAGTTGGTAGTATTTTAGTTCATGGTAGTCAACAAGCATCAGGAAGATCGATGTTAATTTCTAATATCATTATTAGTGCTTTATATACTAAATCACCAAATGAACTAGAATTATTTATTGTTAATAATGGATCAAAACCACTAAAAGAATTTGCTAAACTAAAACATACAATAAATTGTGTTGATCATGATGATTTTGAAAATGTTATTAATCTATTAAAAACAATTGTTAATAATATTAATAATGAAAATACTTTATTTACAAATAATGGCGTTGATAATTTAGATGATTATAATGCAAAGAACCAAAATCAAAAATTAGCAAAAAAATTAATTATTATTTCAGAATATGCCGAAATAATAAATAGTGAATTTAAAACACGATTTGATACTTTAATTCGCAATATTGCAAGCGTTGCTAAAAAACATGGAATTATTTTAATCCTTTCATCAAGTATAACTAATGAAAACACAGTTTCATTTAAAAATGTGTTTGATTATACAATCGCATTAAAACTAAATAATCCATACGAAAGCATTTTATTAACTGATCGTAATTGATGTAATAATTTAAGTGG
- a CDS encoding ribonuclease J: protein MAKINFLSLGGQDERGKSCFVLEVNDDIFIFNAGAKIPTSDVFGVNMIVCDYSYLEKNAKRVKGIFIGTPTFNNVMGIKLLLAQVGYKIPIYTSPIGAIVVKKIFEQKVNNKKIEPNIIELDPISDKKIGSIYVTAFKVSNSMPHSYGFVLKTSDGAIVYIDEFIISNDKNKTFDSQINALNNITKNNTLALIVGMGQAGNPCFTAPNHKNKGFYESILQNTKNRLIVGCYSNDAYSIFTLATIAKQQNRPFIVYSNNFINTFVGVLKLKLFNSKNLISLPVSEINNSKNAIIVVIENQDTLFPRLNKILHNEDKHITLTSEDQLVLGVVITPGFEMLAAQLSDEVGRLDIPYKALPKTVLPMTQSDEDLKHLINFLQPKYLIPINGLYKTEVKFTSTVTTSWIKSDQIISISNGELFSIEDKVLNPKPQVIELEDKYISSFDALDVGANILFERAQMGENGVINLIVIFDKQFQKLFNYVEFDYCGVVNDDPQVRAQVKEIEETFKKRMGECLVYDDRKRLVLKDTKASLKRLLTKLFEKKFNKRPLVLPTVVDCYKTK from the coding sequence ATGGCTAAAATTAATTTTTTATCGTTAGGAGGACAAGATGAAAGAGGTAAATCTTGCTTTGTTCTTGAAGTTAACGATGATATTTTTATCTTTAATGCTGGTGCAAAAATTCCAACAAGCGATGTTTTTGGCGTAAACATGATTGTTTGTGATTATTCATATTTAGAAAAAAATGCCAAACGTGTTAAAGGAATTTTTATTGGAACACCAACATTTAATAATGTTATGGGAATTAAATTACTACTAGCACAAGTTGGTTATAAAATTCCAATTTATACAAGCCCAATAGGAGCAATTGTTGTTAAGAAGATTTTTGAACAAAAAGTTAACAATAAAAAAATTGAACCAAATATTATTGAATTAGATCCAATTTCAGATAAAAAAATTGGATCAATTTATGTAACAGCATTTAAGGTTTCAAACTCAATGCCTCATTCATATGGTTTTGTACTAAAAACAAGCGATGGTGCGATTGTTTATATTGATGAATTTATTATTTCAAATGATAAAAACAAAACTTTTGATTCACAAATTAATGCTTTAAACAATATTACTAAAAACAATACTTTAGCATTAATTGTTGGAATGGGTCAGGCAGGCAATCCTTGTTTTACTGCACCAAATCATAAAAATAAAGGTTTTTATGAATCAATTTTACAAAATACAAAAAACCGTTTAATTGTTGGATGTTATAGTAATGATGCTTATAGTATTTTTACATTAGCAACTATTGCTAAACAACAAAATCGTCCATTCATAGTTTATAGTAATAATTTCATTAACACTTTTGTAGGTGTACTAAAATTAAAACTATTTAATAGTAAAAATTTAATTTCATTACCAGTTTCTGAAATTAATAATTCAAAAAACGCAATTATTGTGGTTATTGAAAACCAAGACACTCTTTTTCCAAGATTAAATAAAATTTTACATAATGAAGATAAACATATTACTTTAACCTCTGAAGATCAATTAGTACTAGGTGTTGTTATAACACCAGGATTTGAAATGTTAGCAGCTCAATTAAGTGACGAAGTTGGACGTTTAGATATTCCTTATAAAGCCTTACCAAAAACGGTTTTACCAATGACTCAATCAGATGAAGATTTAAAACACTTAATTAATTTCTTACAACCAAAATATTTAATACCTATTAATGGATTATATAAAACAGAAGTTAAATTTACATCTACTGTTACAACTTCATGAATTAAAAGTGATCAAATTATTAGTATTTCAAATGGCGAATTATTTAGTATAGAAGATAAAGTTTTAAACCCTAAACCACAAGTTATTGAATTAGAAGATAAATACATTTCTTCATTTGATGCTTTAGATGTTGGTGCTAATATTTTATTTGAAAGAGCACAAATGGGTGAAAATGGAGTAATTAATTTAATTGTTATTTTTGATAAACAATTTCAAAAATTATTTAATTATGTTGAATTTGATTATTGTGGTGTTGTTAATGATGATCCACAAGTACGTGCTCAAGTTAAAGAAATTGAAGAAACATTTAAAAAACGTATGGGCGAATGTTTAGTTTATGATGATCGTAAACGTTTAGTTTTAAAAGATACAAAAGCAAGTTTAAAACGTTTATTAACTAAATTGTTTGAAAAGAAATTTAACAAACGACCTTTAGTTTTACCAACTGTAGTTGATTGCTATAAAACAAAATAA
- a CDS encoding cysteine peptidase family C39 domain-containing protein, protein MKIVQQTSDNECGVCVINMLANYYHNKTIDKNLVLQKANLTKNGLNLQDLENLANEFSLDAQSFQCSFQELIDEKINDYFIALINRNGLNHFVIVKYFNKGFFRIYDPANQIYELNNEQFEHLFLNVIIRVCKNHKILNFPIFKEPYLKYIKASSLIIILLLELLNIPLSIFLSKTVNLLIDLVLINEQVKNLTYLFIIFSLFYISSAFKDLLITVYVNKISNRIFCSINNELITNLTNKLIQFFNKTNLGELSSIQIHLNNVIHFLLVSRIKLLVNVLFGICIICLLGLQNWILLLVSLTFGLLSLLIGLMNWKYFKNQSLKMINIENSLFIKYQNLIKLINFEHNTDKYNNYIHSYKEQLDESIIFRNKITIFKSNINFYLSIINNIGLLVLLVCLIINANYQYKIVSIITYIVFLHQNLNNLSFGIFNFFNELLNFKNSKQIIEKILYVNNCEKHDGIEINKVLACKIIKDQKTFEFQKSCLIIGKSGIGKTTLLKNFLDFNNKNLFFNDLNISSLNLKQLKELIIYHPTNALINDFNINWFVNQNQEITNALKIVIATAKIDWSLNSNFEQNINLSTGQQQILAFLNLLKYKNKLLLLDEPLAHVDTDNKKIILDSILPLVLKNNFVIYVSHDHYLKNYFDQIINLNDEKMN, encoded by the coding sequence ATGAAGATTGTTCAGCAAACTTCTGATAATGAATGTGGAGTATGTGTTATTAATATGTTAGCAAATTATTATCATAATAAAACAATCGATAAAAACCTTGTATTACAAAAAGCTAATTTAACAAAAAATGGTTTAAATTTACAAGACCTTGAAAATTTAGCAAATGAATTTAGTTTAGATGCTCAATCATTTCAATGTAGTTTTCAAGAATTAATAGATGAAAAAATTAATGATTATTTTATTGCTTTAATTAACAGAAATGGTTTGAATCATTTTGTAATTGTTAAATATTTTAACAAAGGATTTTTTCGTATTTATGATCCAGCTAATCAAATATATGAGTTAAATAATGAGCAATTTGAACATTTATTTTTAAATGTTATTATACGTGTTTGCAAAAATCATAAAATTTTAAATTTTCCTATTTTTAAAGAACCTTATTTAAAATACATCAAAGCATCATCGTTAATTATAATTTTGCTTTTAGAATTATTAAATATCCCTTTAAGTATTTTTTTAAGCAAAACTGTTAATTTGTTAATTGACTTAGTTTTAATAAATGAACAAGTTAAAAATCTAACATATTTATTCATTATCTTTAGTTTGTTTTATATTAGTAGTGCTTTTAAAGATTTGCTAATAACAGTGTACGTAAATAAAATTAGTAATCGTATTTTTTGTAGCATTAATAATGAATTAATTACAAATTTGACTAATAAATTAATTCAATTTTTTAATAAGACTAACTTAGGTGAATTAAGTTCAATTCAAATTCACTTAAATAATGTCATTCATTTTTTATTAGTTAGTCGTATTAAATTATTGGTTAATGTTTTATTTGGAATTTGTATTATTTGCTTATTAGGATTGCAAAATTGAATTTTATTATTAGTAAGTTTAACATTTGGTTTACTAAGCCTTCTTATAGGTTTAATGAATTGAAAATATTTTAAAAATCAAAGCTTAAAAATGATTAATATTGAAAATTCACTATTTATTAAATACCAAAATTTAATCAAACTAATTAATTTTGAACATAACACTGATAAATATAACAATTATATTCATTCTTATAAAGAACAATTAGATGAATCAATAATTTTTAGAAACAAAATTACTATCTTTAAATCAAATATCAATTTTTATTTATCAATTATTAACAATATAGGGCTATTAGTTTTATTAGTTTGTTTAATTATTAATGCTAATTATCAATATAAAATCGTTAGCATCATTACTTATATTGTCTTTTTACATCAAAATCTTAATAATTTATCTTTTGGAATTTTTAATTTTTTTAATGAATTATTAAATTTTAAAAATAGTAAGCAAATAATTGAAAAAATTTTATATGTTAATAATTGTGAAAAACATGATGGTATAGAAATTAATAAAGTATTGGCATGCAAAATTATTAAAGATCAAAAAACATTTGAATTTCAAAAATCATGTTTAATCATCGGTAAAAGTGGAATTGGAAAAACAACATTATTAAAAAATTTTTTAGATTTTAATAATAAAAATCTATTTTTTAATGATTTAAATATAAGTAGTTTAAATTTAAAACAACTAAAAGAATTAATTATTTATCATCCAACAAATGCTTTAATTAATGATTTTAATATTAATTGGTTTGTTAATCAAAATCAAGAAATAACTAATGCTTTAAAAATAGTGATTGCTACAGCTAAAATTGATTGGTCATTAAATAGTAATTTTGAGCAAAACATTAATTTATCAACAGGCCAACAACAAATTTTAGCTTTTTTAAATCTTTTAAAATATAAAAATAAATTATTACTACTTGATGAACCATTAGCCCACGTTGACACTGATAATAAAAAAATAATTTTAGATTCAATATTGCCATTAGTACTTAAAAATAATTTTGTTATTTATGTTTCGCATGATCATTATCTAAAAAACTATTTTGATCAAATAATTAATTTGAATGATGAAAAAATGAATTAG